From a single Nicotiana tabacum cultivar K326 chromosome 8, ASM71507v2, whole genome shotgun sequence genomic region:
- the LOC107816501 gene encoding UDP-glycosyltransferase 74G1: MSTTHKAHCLILPYPVQGHINPMLQFSKRLQSKGVKITISPTKSFLKTMQELPTSVSIEAISDGYNGGIDQAESFLAYITRFKEVGSDTLTQLIKKLENCECPVNCIVYDPFLPWAVEVAKDFGLVSAAFFTQNCVVDNIYYHVHKGVLKLPPTQVDGEILIPGLSSTIESSDVPSFESSPQSEKLVEMLVNQFSNLEKVDWVLINSFYELEKEVIDWMAKLYPIKTIGPTIPSMYLDKRLPNDKEYGLSLFKPMAKECLNWLNHQPISSVVYVSFGSMAKLEAEQMEELAWGLKNSNKNFLWVVRSTEESKLPKNFIEELKLASENKGFVVSWCPQLQVLEHKSIGCFLTHSGWNSTLEAISLGVPMVTMPQWSDQPTNAKLVHDVWEMGVRAKQDDKGIVRREIIEENIKLVMEEEKGKVIRENAKKWKEFARNAVDEGGSSDKNIEEFVSNLTTIS, from the exons atgagtacTACTCACAAAGCTCACTGCTTGATTTTGCCATATCCAGTGCAAGGTCATATCAACCCAATGCTCCAATTTTCCAAACGTTTACAATCCAAAGGTGTTAAAATCACAATATCACCAACAAAATCCTTCTTGAAAACCATGCAAGAATTGCCAACTTCAGTGTCAATCGAGGCCATATCCGATGGCTACAACGGTGGCATCGACCAAGCAGAATCTTTCTTGGCCTACATAACGCGATTCAAAGAAGTTGGCTCCGATACTCTGACTCAACTTattaagaaattagaaaattgtgAGTGCCCTGTGAATTGCATAGTTTATGATCCATTCCTTCCTTGGGCTGTTGAAGTTGCAAAGGATTTTGGTTTAGTTAGTGCTGCTTTTTTCACACAAAATTGTGTAGTAGATAACATTTACTACCATGTACATAAAGGGGTACTAAAACTTCCTCCTACTCAAGTTGATGGAGAAATATTAATTCCTGGATTATCAAGTACAATTGAGAGTTCAGATGTACCTAGTTTTGAGTCTAGTCCTCAATCAGAAAAATTAGTTGAAATGTTGGTTAATCAATTCTCAAATCTTGAGAAAGTAGATTGGGTCCTAATCAACAGCTTCTATGAGTTGGAGAAAGAG GTAATTGATTGGATGGCCAAGCTTTATCCAATCAAGACAATTGGACCAACAATACCATCCATGTACCTAGACAAGAGGCTACCAAATGACAAAGAGTATGGCCTTAGTCTCTTCAAGCCAATGGCAAAAGAGTGCCTAAATTGGTTAAATCATCAACCAATTAGCTCAGTAGTGTATGTATCATTTGGAAGTATGGCTAAATTAGAAGCTGAGCAAATGGAAGAATTGGCATGGGGTTTGAAGAATAGCAACAAGAATTTCTTGTGGGTAGTTAGATCCACTGAAGAATCCAAACTTCCCAAGAACTTTATAGAGGAATTAAAATTAGCAAGTGAGAATAAAGGTTTCGTGGTATCATGGTGTCCGCAATTACAAGTGTTGGAACATAAATCGATAGGGTGTTTTCTCACACATAGTGGATGGAATTCGACTTTGGAAGCAATTAGTTTGGGAGTGCCAATGGTGACAATGCCACAATGGTCAGATCAACCAACAAATGCAAAGCTTGTGCACGATGTTTGGGAGATGGGAGTTAGAGCCAAACAAGATGACAAAGGGATAGTTAGAAGAgaaattattgaagaaaatataaaattagtGATGgaagaagagaaaggaaaagTAATTAGGGAAAATGCAAAGAAATGGAAGGAATTTGCTAGAAATGCTGTGGATGAAGGAGGGAGTTCAGACAAAAACATTGAAGAATTTGTTTCCAATTTGACGACTATTTCTTAA